A portion of the Flavobacterium limnophilum genome contains these proteins:
- a CDS encoding C40 family peptidase produces MFGICNLAIIPLRFEPNDRSEIVSQVLFGEHFEILEQLNQWSKIKLQYDDYEGWVDSKQYQIISESEYNQLSEDVIVLNADLLEYITGPNNMLLPIPLGASLSFLNHGDINTSNFNFEGTKISGVKPKDYLLNTAFMYLNAPYLWGGKTPFGIDCSGFTQMVYKLNGYKLMRDASQQATQGEALSFIEESEAGDLAFFDNEEGNIIHVGIIMDDNYIIHASGKVRIDRLDHLGIYNSETNRHTHKLRVIKKIV; encoded by the coding sequence ATGTTCGGAATTTGTAATCTAGCCATCATCCCTCTTCGATTTGAACCCAATGATAGAAGTGAAATCGTTTCCCAAGTCCTGTTTGGTGAACATTTTGAAATTCTGGAACAATTGAATCAATGGTCTAAAATAAAATTGCAATACGACGATTATGAAGGCTGGGTTGATTCCAAACAATACCAAATCATATCTGAATCTGAGTACAACCAATTATCGGAAGACGTTATCGTTTTAAATGCAGATTTACTAGAATATATTACGGGACCCAATAATATGTTGCTCCCGATTCCATTGGGAGCTTCTTTGTCCTTTTTGAACCATGGAGACATCAATACGTCAAATTTTAACTTTGAAGGCACAAAAATCAGCGGTGTCAAGCCCAAGGATTACCTGTTGAATACCGCATTTATGTATCTGAACGCACCTTATCTTTGGGGAGGCAAAACTCCTTTTGGAATAGATTGCTCGGGTTTTACCCAAATGGTTTATAAACTTAATGGATATAAATTGATGCGGGATGCTTCGCAACAAGCAACACAGGGCGAAGCTTTGAGCTTTATCGAAGAAAGTGAAGCTGGAGATTTGGCTTTCTTCGATAACGAAGAAGGCAATATCATTCACGTTGGCATTATCATGGATGACAATTACATCATTCACGCCAGTGGAAAAGTTCGCATAGACCGCCTGGATCATTTGGGAATATACAATTCCGAAACCAACAGACACACACACAAGCTTCGAGTTATCAAAAAAATTGTATAA